The genomic window CACATCCTTGAAGGTCATTGATCAATTTACATCCTCAACTGGCCTTTGGTATCGTGTTGAACTTTCAGCTACTGTAAAGGGCTGGGTATTTTCGAATGAGGTTTCTGTAACAAAACCGAGCACTAGCGGTCCGACACAGGTCGTTACATTTGGGGATGTTCATCTGCGTAAAGGTGCTACGACTAGCTATGCCGTCATCGAAACGCTGAAAAAAGGGACATCATTGAAATATATTTCAACATTTACTAACGCAAAAGGAGAAGTTTGGTACAATGTTGAAACTTCTGCTGGAGTAAAAGGATGGGTATCCGGATCTCTTAGCGAGGTGAAATAAATTGAAGAAGTTCATTTCTATCATTGCTAGTTTCCTATTGCTCTTAGTCTATCTTCCAACAGACTCAAAAGCATCTGAACTAGTAAATTATCTGAAGGAAGTAAATGTATCTGTACATCTGGCAACGAGTGTTACTCTAACCGCAAATGGCAATTATCAGTTAAGCAACAAAGATACTGCTGAAATTACAGAGATTCCACAAGGTACGGTTCTCACCGTTAAAAAGGACAGTTCAAATGTAAACGTCACTTTCAATGGGACAAGCTTGAATTCTGTAACAGGCTTTGATTTACAGGAGAAAATCAGCAGCAGTACATCACTTGTAAGAGTCAGCAATGGCATCACATACAGAGGCAGCTTCTTTTTAAAACCAAATGGAAGCAAGGTCGAAATCATTAACATTCTTGATATGGAAGATTATTTAAAAGGTGTTGTCCCGAGTGAAATGCCTGCCTCCTTTCATAAGGAAGCACTAAAGGCTCAAGCGATATCAGCAAGAAGCTATGCTGCCAACACCTTAATGCTGACAAGCACCGCAGCTAGCCAAGTATATCGAGGATATTCTGGTGAGGATGCAAGAACGAATGCGGCTATTAAAGAAACAGAAGGAATGCTAGTCAAATATAACGGCAAGCCGATCCAAACATTTTTCTTCTCCACAAGCGGCGGCAGAACAGCAAATGTTGGTGATGTTTGGAACTCAAAGCAAGAGCACTTCCCATATCTTGTTTCTGTAGATGATCCTTATGAATCATCCCCATTCAGTAACTGGACTGAGTCATTTCCTGCTGAAACTCTGCTGAAATCTTTCGGATTCACAGATCTATCAGCACAAATCTATGACATTACTTTATCAAAAACAGGTGCAAATGGAGAAGTAAGAGGTGTTACGGTTAAAACCTCTGCAGGGGATAAAACAGTAACAGGAAATGAATCGATTATTCGAAACTATTTTCCACTGAACAACCCACAGCTTTATAATAAATTGCAAACCAACTGGTTCGATATTCAGCTCAATGGCTCAGCTTCGCAAAATCTATCTGTACAGACTTCTAGCGGAACGTCTGCTATTGGAGATTTGAAAGGTCAAAAAGTGCAAACAGCGAGCGGTGAAGTCACGCTTTCGGATTCTAAAGTTTCTATCCAGACAGCGAACGGTGTCATGACGAATGAAGGAACCGGAAACATTACTTCAGTTACCCTAAATGGAAAAGGCTGGGGCCACCGAGTCGGCATGAGCCAATA from Bacillus sp. DTU_2020_1000418_1_SI_GHA_SEK_038 includes these protein-coding regions:
- a CDS encoding SpoIID/LytB domain-containing protein; its protein translation is MKKFISIIASFLLLLVYLPTDSKASELVNYLKEVNVSVHLATSVTLTANGNYQLSNKDTAEITEIPQGTVLTVKKDSSNVNVTFNGTSLNSVTGFDLQEKISSSTSLVRVSNGITYRGSFFLKPNGSKVEIINILDMEDYLKGVVPSEMPASFHKEALKAQAISARSYAANTLMLTSTAASQVYRGYSGEDARTNAAIKETEGMLVKYNGKPIQTFFFSTSGGRTANVGDVWNSKQEHFPYLVSVDDPYESSPFSNWTESFPAETLLKSFGFTDLSAQIYDITLSKTGANGEVRGVTVKTSAGDKTVTGNESIIRNYFPLNNPQLYNKLQTNWFDIQLNGSASQNLSVQTSSGTSAIGDLKGQKVQTASGEVTLSDSKVSIQTANGVMTNEGTGNITSVTLNGKGWGHRVGMSQYGAKGFAERGWTAEQILTHYFQGTTVSK